The following DNA comes from Simkania negevensis Z.
CGAAGCAAAAAGATGAGAAGATAGAGAAAAATCGCTGAGAATGAGTGAAAGAAACCCAGAGTTCAAGTGATCAGCGTAATTCTTACTTGCAGTTGAGCCTTGCTCTACACTATATAGAAGTTAAGAGAACTGTCTACTAGAGGTGAAGAGATGGGTAAATATGTCTGCCCATTCGAAGACCTTCGAGCGAAAGATGTTGCAATTGCTGGAGGGAAAAATGCTTCGCTTGGCGAGATGATTGCTGAGCTTAAACCAGAAGGGGTGAATATCCCTGGAGGCTTTGCTGTCACTGCTGAAGCGTATCGGTATTTTATTCGTGAAAATGGATTAGAAAAGAAAATCGAAGCCCTGCTCAAAACCTATTCGCCAGAACCTAAGAAACTTCGAAAATGTGGCAAAGCCATTCGGAAGCTCATTGAAGGTGGAAAGTTCCCATCAGATTTGAAAGAAGAGATCACAGATGCCTATCACGGCCTCTGTGGAGAAAATACCAAACGGTGTCAAATGGATGTCGCTGTCCGCAGTAGTGCAACAGCGGAAGACCTTCCTGATGCAAGCTTTGCGGGGCAGCAAGAAACTTTCCTTAATATTCGAGGCGATCGGGATTTGCTAAATGCTTGCCGTAAATGCTTTGCTTCGCTGTTCACAGATCGAGCAATTGCTTACCGCGAAGAAAAGGGGTTTAATCATAGCGAAATTGCCCTTTCAGTAGGGATTCAAAAGATGGTCCGTTCTGATTTAGCTAGTTCAGGAGTCATGTTCACTCTTGATACGGAAACAGGATTCGATCAGGTTATCGAGATCAACTCGACTTGGGGACTTGGAGAAAACATCGTTCAAGGAGTGATCATTCCTGATGAGTTCATAGTGTATAAGCCTTTTCTTGATCGAGAAGGAGTAGTCCCGGTTGTTGGGAAAGTTCTCGGAAGTAAAGAAAAGAAAATGGTCTATGCTCGTGGAGAAAGCTACTCAACGAAGAATATAGTGACAACGCCCGAAGAGCAAAAACTCTTTTCGATCACAGATGAAGAAGTTCTCCAGTTGGCAAAGTGGGCTGTTTTGATCGAAAAGCACTACCAAAAGCCCATGGATATTGAATGGGCAAAAGATGGGGGGACTGGAGAACTCTATATTGTTCAAGCTCGCCCAGAAACAGTTCAAGTTAAACGCAAAAAGTCCGAATTCAAAACCTATAAACTCAAAAAAGAAGGGAAAAAGATTCTCGAAGGGCTAGCGATTGGTGAGTCGATTGCAGTGGGGCATCCGCAAGTGATCATGGACTCTGATCAGATCGAAGCTTTTCAGCGTGGATCGATTCTCGTCACAGGGATGACCGATCCCGATTGGGTTCCCATCATGAAAATGGCAAGTGGAATCATCACCGACCAAGGTGGACGGACCTCTCATGCAGCTATTGTCAGCCGGGAGCTTGGTGTTCCGGCAATTGTTGGGACAGGGACAGCGACTGAAGAGCTCAAAGATTTTGATGAAGTGACTTTGAGTTGTGCTCAAGGAGACAAAGGTTTTATTTACGAAGGGGCCCTCGAATATGAAGAGGAAGAAGTCCATATTGAGAAACTTCCCAAAACCAAAACGCAAGTGATGCTCAATATTGCCAGCCCTTCCGCTGCTTTTCATTGGTGGCGATTGCCTTGCAGAGGAATTGGCCTTGCCCGAATGGAATTCATCATCAGTGAAATGATCAAAATCCATCCGATGGCGTTGACCCACTTTGAAGAAGTAGAAGATCTCGATGTTCAAATGCATATTTCAGAAATGACACTCGGCTTTGAGAGCAAAACAGAATATTTTATCGAGCTACTCGCACTTGGGATTGCTAAAATTGCCTGTACCCGTTACCCCGACCCTGTGATTGTTCGTATGAGTGATTTCAAGACGAATGAATACGCTAATTTAATTGGTGGCAAGCAATTTGAACCCAAAGAAGAAAATCCCATGCTTGGGTTTAGGGGAGCAGTCCGCTACTATCACCCGAAATATCGAGAAGGTTTTGCTTTAGAGTGTCGCGCCATTAAACGGGCCCGTGAAAAAATTGGACTATCAAACATCATCGTGATGATCCCTTTTTGTCGGACGATCCAAGAAGCTGAAGCTGTTTTGAAAGTGATGGAAGAAGAGGGATTAAAGCGAGGGGAAAACGGGTTAGAAGTCTATGTGATGGCAGAAGTGCCTTCGAATATCCTTTTAGCTGCTGACTTTGCGAAACTTTTCGACGGTTTTTCGATTGGATCAAACGACTTGACTCAACTCACTCTTGGAGTGGATCGAGATTCTGCTGATTTGGCACCCCTCTTTGATGAACGGAACCCAGCGGTTAAAAAACTCATTCAAGACCTCATCACAGTGGCCCATCAGCATCAATGCAAAGTCGGCATTTGTGGGCAAGGGCCAAGCGATTACCCCGATTTTGCAGAGTTTCTCGTCGAATGCGGAATTGACTCGATTTCACTCAATCCCGATAGTGTCATTCACACCATKGAAAGAATCGCGGCTATTGAGCAGAAGCGAGGGTAAGGGCCGCAATAGCAGCCGTTTCTGTCCGGAGAATATAAGGATGTAGTCTCACTCCTTGAGCATTGAACCTTTCTTTCATTTTCTTATATTCTTCTTTTGAAAATCCTTTTTCTGGACCAATAAAGAGAAGATAGGGACTTTTTCCTTTTGGAAGAGATGTTTCAGCTTCAGGATCTCCGAAAAAGGCATGCCCTTCCGGGAGGGATAGGCTTTCTAAACTTAAGGCCAAGTGAAGAGAGGGAAGATCCAAGCGGCCACATTGCTTCATCGCTCCAATAGCAATCGATTCGAGTCGTTTCCACTGATTGTCACTTAAAGAGTCTTTTTCGCTTCTCTCCGAAGGAAAGAGATAAAAAGCGGTGCAACCGAGTTCGGTTCCCTTTTGAACGATCCATTCTAAGTGGGACAATTTAGGCAAAGCTTGAATGAGAACTAAAGGGGGGAGTTTTGGCAGATGTTCCGAAGTTTCGAGAATTTCAAGAGACGCTTTTCGTTTTTCGATTTGCAAGACTTTTGCTTGCGCAAGAGATCCCATTCCATTGACAAGCTCAATGGCATCTCCTTCTTTTTTTCGCATGACGCGATTTAGATGGTGGAACTCTTCCTCTTCGAGGAAGACAACGTCGCCTAGTTTGAAGTTTTCTTTTAGGTAGAATCGGTCAGCTGGCATCTTTTTTCCAAATGGTGTTAGGGCGACAAAGGGCTTTTTTAAGGAGAAGAGACAGATCTTCTGTCCCATCTAAATGCTCTGTAGCAGATTCTCGCAACCCGTTTTCATCTAAGACTTCAAAAGCGCTGAGCTTGAGAAAATGTTTTTTGAGCTTGGTGACCGTAGTAAAATTGAAAATGAGTTTGAAACGGTAATCTCTTAAGAACAGATCTGCGGTGTTTTTATAGAGGAGAACTTCGGCATCTGGAAGGTCGATCTTTGTAGGGGTGAGAACTGTAATAAAAGCCAGAGGATAAATTTCTCGAAAGGTCCTAAGATGAGGAAGATAAGGAGTTGGATCTGTTGGAAGGATAATCAAAATAGAGTCCCAGCGGTACCGGTAGTAAACATTGATTGGAGTTTCTTGTTTCCATCGATTATGTTGCCACAGCCATTGCTCTGGAGTTTCTCGAATTTTATCTTCGAGAAGAGCAAGGCTCTTTTTCATGAGACGATCGATTTCCTCCTCCATGGGAGCTTCAAGATTGGGCCAAATAGGGTTTGAATAGTGAATGCGGTAGGTGCCCTTTGTCCGTCTAACTGTTGCAACCATGATCGGGCACTTGGCTTTGTAGGCTAAAAGAGCAGGGGCAATCGATGTCCAAGCACGCCTTCCAAAAAAGGGAAAGGCATAATCACTTTCTGGCATGCTTTGATCCCCTACAATCCCGAGAAACTTTCCTTTCTTGAGGGCGCGAAAGCCCTCTTTCACCGTTTGCTTTGGGGTAATGATCATTCCACCAAATTGTTCGCGCATCCGAACTACCCAGTCGTATAGGTACGGGTTTTTAATTGGGCGACCAATTGCCACACCTGGCATCCGCTGCGTCCCTTCGAGGAAAAGGACTTCCCAGTTTGCTTGGTGGCCACAGAAAAAGATGATACCAGTTCCAGAATCGATGAGTTTTTTAGCTTCTTCTGGGTTTTCACAAATCAAGGTTTTTTTAGTGTTTTTCATCCGGGCAAATTTGCCGTATTCCAAGCACGTAATGGCAAGGTTTTGAAACGATTGTTTGGCAATTTTTTTGAGCTTTTGTTCCGGAAGATAGAGGTTTTTTGCTAAGGCAAGGTTCGAGAGAGTTCTTTTGCGAAAGCGAGTCAAAGTGTGGTAGGCAATAAGCCCTAGTCCATTTCCGATGAAATGAATCCACCCTGCTGGCAAAAGGCTGATAGGGAATGTGAATCCTCGGATGAGATAGTAAGAAAGTTTAGACATGGATCGATTCTAAGGTCAGGTCAATGAGAGTACTTAGTTGATTTGAAAAATCTAAGTGTTTCACTGAATTTCTAATGTTTTGAGAGCGGATCCAGGTTTTGGGGTGCATGATTGCAGTTGTAAGGGCTTGAGCAAAAGCTTGTGGGTGAAGAAGATTTTCAATGACAATGCCGTTTTCAGGTTTCAAAACCTCGTTTCCTCCATTTGTTTTAGAGGTAACGACGAAAAGTC
Coding sequences within:
- the ppsA gene encoding phosphoenolpyruvate synthase, producing the protein MGKYVCPFEDLRAKDVAIAGGKNASLGEMIAELKPEGVNIPGGFAVTAEAYRYFIRENGLEKKIEALLKTYSPEPKKLRKCGKAIRKLIEGGKFPSDLKEEITDAYHGLCGENTKRCQMDVAVRSSATAEDLPDASFAGQQETFLNIRGDRDLLNACRKCFASLFTDRAIAYREEKGFNHSEIALSVGIQKMVRSDLASSGVMFTLDTETGFDQVIEINSTWGLGENIVQGVIIPDEFIVYKPFLDREGVVPVVGKVLGSKEKKMVYARGESYSTKNIVTTPEEQKLFSITDEEVLQLAKWAVLIEKHYQKPMDIEWAKDGGTGELYIVQARPETVQVKRKKSEFKTYKLKKEGKKILEGLAIGESIAVGHPQVIMDSDQIEAFQRGSILVTGMTDPDWVPIMKMASGIITDQGGRTSHAAIVSRELGVPAIVGTGTATEELKDFDEVTLSCAQGDKGFIYEGALEYEEEEVHIEKLPKTKTQVMLNIASPSAAFHWWRLPCRGIGLARMEFIISEMIKIHPMALTHFEEVEDLDVQMHISEMTLGFESKTEYFIELLALGIAKIACTRYPDPVIVRMSDFKTNEYANLIGGKQFEPKEENPMLGFRGAVRYYHPKYREGFALECRAIKRAREKIGLSNIIVMIPFCRTIQEAEAVLKVMEEEGLKRGENGLEVYVMAEVPSNILLAADFAKLFDGFSIGSNDLTQLTLGVDRDSADLAPLFDERNPAVKKLIQDLITVAHQHQCKVGICGQGPSDYPDFAEFLVECGIDSISLNPDSVIHTXERIAAIEQKRG
- a CDS encoding RsmE family RNA methyltransferase encodes the protein MPADRFYLKENFKLGDVVFLEEEEFHHLNRVMRKKEGDAIELVNGMGSLAQAKVLQIEKRKASLEILETSEHLPKLPPLVLIQALPKLSHLEWIVQKGTELGCTAFYLFPSERSEKDSLSDNQWKRLESIAIGAMKQCGRLDLPSLHLALSLESLSLPEGHAFFGDPEAETSLPKGKSPYLLFIGPEKGFSKEEYKKMKERFNAQGVRLHPYILRTETAAIAALTLASAQ
- a CDS encoding LpxL/LpxP family acyltransferase gives rise to the protein MSKLSYYLIRGFTFPISLLPAGWIHFIGNGLGLIAYHTLTRFRKRTLSNLALAKNLYLPEQKLKKIAKQSFQNLAITCLEYGKFARMKNTKKTLICENPEEAKKLIDSGTGIIFFCGHQANWEVLFLEGTQRMPGVAIGRPIKNPYLYDWVVRMREQFGGMIITPKQTVKEGFRALKKGKFLGIVGDQSMPESDYAFPFFGRRAWTSIAPALLAYKAKCPIMVATVRRTKGTYRIHYSNPIWPNLEAPMEEEIDRLMKKSLALLEDKIRETPEQWLWQHNRWKQETPINVYYRYRWDSILIILPTDPTPYLPHLRTFREIYPLAFITVLTPTKIDLPDAEVLLYKNTADLFLRDYRFKLIFNFTTVTKLKKHFLKLSAFEVLDENGLRESATEHLDGTEDLSLLLKKALCRPNTIWKKDAS